A single Petrotoga mexicana DSM 14811 DNA region contains:
- a CDS encoding class I SAM-dependent methyltransferase yields MVKNSSKWIFTTSHKPNKKQIEKALQLANKYGGMYLDRNKLRMNEGNFYFVIDKKLSLNFQWEDGKLFFHPSVSKIRLNNYLKNGIDYLINAVSPQKNDIILDLTLGLGSDALLLSYFCDKVVGLEASFPIYAVVVENITNYDYKENWMREASKKIEIINSDYKIFLNEQKEENYDVVYCDPMFENPQYKSSSINPLRKFARYDKITREDLEKMIKIAKKKVVIKARSNDSVWDLYNFDKKIGSKKSGVFFGVIEK; encoded by the coding sequence ACAAAAAACAAATAGAAAAAGCGTTGCAATTAGCCAACAAATACGGTGGTATGTACCTAGACAGAAATAAGCTCCGAATGAATGAAGGGAATTTTTATTTTGTAATAGATAAGAAACTATCGCTGAACTTTCAATGGGAGGATGGAAAATTATTTTTCCATCCTTCTGTTTCCAAAATAAGATTAAACAATTATTTAAAGAATGGAATTGATTATTTAATAAACGCTGTGTCTCCACAAAAAAACGATATCATACTTGATTTAACCCTCGGCCTTGGAAGTGATGCCTTACTACTGTCGTATTTTTGCGATAAAGTAGTAGGCTTAGAGGCTTCTTTTCCTATATATGCGGTGGTTGTAGAGAATATAACGAACTACGATTATAAAGAAAATTGGATGAGAGAAGCTTCAAAAAAGATCGAAATTATCAATTCAGATTATAAAATTTTTCTAAACGAACAAAAAGAAGAAAATTACGATGTCGTTTATTGTGATCCTATGTTCGAGAATCCTCAATACAAATCAAGTTCTATAAATCCTTTGAGGAAGTTTGCCCGATACGATAAAATAACACGAGAAGATTTAGAAAAGATGATTAAAATTGCTAAGAAAAAAGTGGTAATCAAAGCACGTTCTAACGACAGTGTATGGGATTTATACAACTTCGATAAAAAAATCGGAAGTAAAAAAAGTGGTGTATTTTTCGGAGTGATTGAAAA